In a genomic window of Rhopalosiphum maidis isolate BTI-1 chromosome 4, ASM367621v3, whole genome shotgun sequence:
- the LOC113561296 gene encoding uncharacterized protein LOC113561296 — MRFSFAVISAFAFLVVINVSYVNAKHVATSTDGKIRSTTTLEHADQTKAEHTTLKKDHDNKSSSTLIPQIFTPFSFIRTTPSLEEDRDCPNGYYYHELYGCVKIYV, encoded by the exons ATGAGATTTTCGTTTGCAGTTATTTCGGCGTTCGCATTTTTAGTCGTCATAAATGTCTCGTACGTGAACGCAAAACACGTCGCGACTTCTACCGATGGTAAAATCCGTTCGACAACTACGTTAGAACATGCTGATCAAACGAAAG CCGAACACACAACGTTAAAGAAAGATCACGACAATAAATCCAGTAGCACTCTCATACCACAAATATTCACTCCCTTTTCCTTTATAAGGACTACACCGTCACTAGAAGAAGACCGCGATTGCCCAaatggatattattatcatgaactATATGGATGCgtgaaaatatatgtttaa